TTACATTGGAATTTAAGCCATGTTTGTTCAGACTATACAATTTATTAACAAAATAAAAACGCTAGAAAAAAGCATATTTTTCATTCATATTTCATCTATTCAACATATTTCCAATAAATAACTATTTGATGCAAGACTTCACCACGAGAGCAATCCTGCAACCACTAATAGGCATAACAGGGGATGCAGTAAGATGTACAGTGTGTCCAACGACATGCTTGGTCCGGTTCCCATGTTTTTTTTAGAAAAGACAAAACCACATTATTCAAGAGGCCCTACAACAGaccaaagacagagacaggaatGTTCCATTATGTGTCATTCCGAGGGGGTGTAGTGAGTTGATCTGGACTGTACTAAATCCCCTGTCCAGAGGGGGTGATCCGCTCTTGCACCACCAGGTGAAGGAGGTGGTTCTGCTCTGCTGAGAGAAGAGGCCTGAAGAAGAAGAATTTACTGTCCATTTTCCTTACAGTCTACGGAATTGTTCTTAACAATTTAGAGACAAGATATCAATGAGAAAATCATAAGGAAAAAAACTCAATTCAAATGTGTATTGCAGCTAAATAGCTACCACATGACTGAGATTTTATTTTTGCTTACCAGAGTTCAGGTTGAAGAGACTTGAGGGACTCTGTGTCTTTTTCCTGGCAGGCCATCTGCAACAACACAATGATAGACTGACATAGACTTAAGACTTTGAAAGCCCAGCATAACCACCAATATAGATCAGCATAAAGCTAGGATCCTCAAAtccaaacaataacaaagcctcACCCTGCCTTTGTTTCTGTAAAATGCTGAGGGAGAAACATAACCACTCTCATTcatattttttcatttttaattttacctttatttaaccaggtaggcaagttgagaacaagttctcatttacaattgcgacctggccaagataaagcaaagcagttcgacagataaaacgacacagagttacacatggagtaaaacaaacatacagtcaataatacagtataaacaagtctatatacaatgtgagcaaatgaggtgagaagggaggtaaaggcaaaaaaggccatggtggcaaagtaaatacaatatagcaagtaaaacactggaatggtagttttgcaatggaagaatgtgcaaagtagaaataaaaataatggggtgcaaaggagcaaaataaataaataaatacaaattaaatacagttgggaaagaggtagttgtttgggctaaattatagatgggctatgtacaggtgcagtaatctgtgagctgctctgacagttggtgcttaaagctagtgagggagataagtgtttccagtttcagagatttttgtagttcattccagtcattggcagcagagaactggaaggagaggcggccaaagaaataattggttttgggggtgactagagagatatacctgctggagcgtgtgctacaggtgggagatgctatggtgaccagcgagctgagataagggggggctttacctagcagggtcttatagataacatggagccagtgggtttggcgacgagtatgaagcgagggccagccaacgagagcgtacaggtcgcaatggtgggtagtatatggggctttggtgacaaaacggattgcactgtgatagactgcatccaatttgttgagtagggtattggaggctattttgtaaattacatcgccaaagtcgaggattggtaggatggtcagttttacaagggtatgtttggcagcaatatacagagctatggatgcaagggcttgaccatccatgatatcaacattatagttttaatcaTGTTGTTAGGCTGTACAGTTTTTGTTTACATttgcattgtttacaaacattggagtaaaacaagcttatattttgggttctgatggggtacgacagttgaactaagctcatgaggcatttacaaAGTTATATTCTTAAAGAATACCGTTCATTCATAAGATGTAGCAACGACGGTTTCTTGCTTTAAAGTTGACTCAGTGCTACAATTATGCTCATATTAATCCTCATGTGAGACACTTGACCTTCTCACCAGTACATGAAGGGCCAATACATCGCTATTTTGTGTGATAGAGTCTAGTAAGGAAATATGCCACATACCACAACTGACTGCAGGAGCAGGAAGACATTCTCAGGTAGGAAGGTCACTACAACGAGAGGGTTGGAAATACAAGTTTAACCATATAGTATTATGAACTTTGTTCTCACATCCCAACCTTGCTAGTGTTGTGTGTATGAGTGTTTAAGGTCAGTCAGGTTAGAATAATGGCTGTAGTGTAGTTACCCTGACTATGAGGGTCAAACGACTCCCAGGCGTATCTCTCCAGGGTCTGGGCATGCTCTGGCAACAACTTCTGGGGAGGAGGCTGCAAAAGGCATTGACATTCTCAGCTTTCAGAGAGATAACGCAATTTAGCAGTGATACATCATCTGTAAGTGTTTGTAGGAAGGAATTGAATACAAGTGAAGTGAAATGTAATGGTATAAGAAGGCACAACAATCTTCGCGATGCTGTGCTTACCTCAAGCAGCATCAGCAAAAGTACTCTAGAAATCTCACACTTGGCCACAATGTCCAGAAATGCACCTAAGAAGACAATGAGCAGACGAAAAGCATACTGTTATCAGTTTCAGAATAGTTCATGAACTTCCTGCTTTAACACAGGAAGTGATGAGTTAGCCACAAGTGTTGGGTCAGTCCATTATGTCTTCACCAACGGGGGTGCTGGTGCCGGGCAGTTGCAGTCCCCTCTCCTGACACATCAGCTGCATCTCTGTCAGCACGGACAGCGCGCCGTCATAGTCacctgacacacagagaacagacAATGTCTATTACAAGATCATGATGTTGTTGTTAGGATtagaaacacacaaaaacacacaccagagttGGGGTCAGGTCAATATCAATTCCAGTAAATTCAGAAATTGAATTGCACTCCTCTGGAGAAAATCCATGTCCAAAGCAATTTATTGGAATTGACATGGTCTTGAACCCAACTCTTGGTATACTCTAGTCCCCAACACATGTATACACTTCAACTGACATCTGGACCACATGCAGGTAATCCCCATACCATAACCCAGTTTCCTGGCTCTGAGATCAATACGGAGTCGAAAACAAAGAATAACACAAATCTTCACCTATGGTCCAGACCCATCTACACCCACCAATCCCGCCACTGTACTCACGGGTGAGTATTTTGCAGGTGGCCATCTCTCCCATAGACAGCAGAGACTCAATGGGCTGCTGTGTCTGAAGTTCTGCTGCTCTCTGGTAGTGAACTATGGCCTCACCTGGTCTGTTCATCTCCTATAGAcgaagatgagaagagagaggaggagggagagaaagggagagagggagggggagagaacagcagacagagaaacagagaaaaaaagagacaaagagagagagagagaaagagagagagagagagaaggattcaCTACACAGACTGACATAGAAGAGGAATGGTTGCCAATCTATCTTTTGTGATCAGTTTGGTCCATTACCTTGAGGGCATTGCCAAGTTCCAGGGATAGACTGGCAGCCATGACAGGCTGGTTCATCTCAATGTACACCTGAAACACATTTGTAAAACACAGCATTATACTACTGTCTCCAGAGGAATCTAGGGGAAAGGCCAGGGAAAatgggttgttaatatgtatGGGAAATTCTCCAGATGCTTGGTCTCTTGCTTGATCTCTTTGTAGCTGTTACTTCAGATGGATTCAACAATAAACTAAAGAGGATTATATTATCATTTAAATGCCAATAAAGATACTCTGATGGATAATTTTCCCTTTCACAGCTGTTGTTCACCAAGCCTGGTTAAACTAGACTGAATGCTGCGCTCACTTTTGTCTCACTTCATGTCCGTCAGTTCCATCTGGTTTAATAGGGAAGCTTATAGTCATGAGCTCGCCTCGAATGGCAGCTCTTTGAAACGCCTCAACTGGCAGCTCTTTGAAACGCCTCgactggcagctctttgaaacgcctcgactggcagctctttgaaacgcctcgactggcagctctttgaaacgcctcgactggcagctctttgaaacgcctcgactggcagctctttgaaacgcctcgactggcagctctttgaaacgcctcgactggcagctctttgaaaCACCTCgactggcagctctttgaaacgcctcgactggcagctctttgaaacgcctcgactggcagctctttgaaacgcctcgactggcagctctttgaaacgcctcgactggcagctctttgaaaCGCCGCgactggcagctctttgaaacgcctcgactggcagctctttgaaacgcctcgactggcagctctttgaaaCGCCTCGACTAGCAGCTCTTTGAAACGCCTCCGTCAAGAAACGAGGATGCAGTGAGCAGTTAAATCATCTCAAGCAAATTTGGTTAAACGTAAAGCAACTCAATACAACATTGAAATTACATCAattatgtgtttttttattttatatatctaTGTCTCTTGTGATGCAGTTCACAGCAGCACTGATGGATGTGTTGACATGACAGAGTTTTGAATGGCCCCTTTAgttccatgctggctgaagaccaagctagacagtaactagctaacaccaggcACAGATGGAAGTATCTTTGCCATAGATGAAGAGTAAACTTTTAATTATATTTGCTATTTTGCACCAGTGAAGTAGctatctagctactgtatataaacCATGCCCCTCTGCAAACACGTGACGTCACACACGTGCTGTCCCCCTATCGCGTTAATAATCCCGCCTCCTGAAATAaaagtgtttgacatgggggaggAGACCAGTAACTTTAGGATCAAACTTTACCAATGTAGAAGCAACAGTCATGTTtcatactttgatctggtttTATCATCAAATTtaatgaaaaacatgattttgactgttcgTGACCTTTAACTTATGACCTGTTTGTGTATCTCTATTCTATTATGTCAAACATTTGTAGTCTTTTTTACCTTGATGGCGAAGCTGTAGCAGTTGAGTGCGGCCTGCAGGTGCTCGTCGAAGCCTGGGGCTTGTAGTGCTCTGTTCTCCTTCTCAGAGAGCAGGAAGAGCCGGGCAGCATCGGTCAGGGCCAGGGCCTCCCCAGGAGCATTGAAAAGAGTCTGCTCACACCTGTGGGTTCAGGTAGGATATAACAGGTATAGATTATAAATTGTAATGTAAGATATCTAATTTACATTGTAATAGGTAGTAGGAAATAATGTTGGTTGTAGGATACTTACAATGGAGGAGAAAGGGCGATATTGATCCATCATTCTATGCTACCCATGTCTGTATGATATTAATAAGGGCAAACAATATGTTCTGATTAGGTGGCAATAGTTAGAGATGGAGACCTACCTTGCCATTGCAAGGTCACAGAAGGCAGCATACTGAAGGCAGTCTTGCTGCTTCAGCTCTTTAGCCAACTGACCTgcagccaatcagaaatactggGTGAGATGCAAGCCACATAATCAACAGAAGTTGTGCAAATGGTGTACTTAATAGTAGGGGTCATCATCTGAAAACATGAACATATGAATGAATTGTTGATATGTCAGAAACATGGTTATTAGTCATTAAAACAAATCCAGGAAACATTAGCTACTCACCAAACTGCTCACTTGCTTCTGCTACATTGGGTTTCCGAAGAAAACGTCTAAGGTGGGCAAAGTGAAATTACAACTAAGCCAGTAGGGACAACAGAATGTCAGACATGATTAGTTAGCTAGTTGCCTAGTAACCACTGCTCTATTACCTGATAAACTACAACGCTAGaaaactaacgttagctaaacaATCATTATCATTCAGGGATGAGGATTCATTTGAAACAGCTAACTAATTATCTATCTAGTGCCAGCTAGTTAATGAGTTTAGCCAAAACATGGTAAAAatggctaaataaataaataaaacgctGTTGATGCTTTCTTTGGACGCATGGAACTGACAGCAAGTTTTGCCGgctaccgttagctagctagctgtgaaatCCTGGCTCGCACCTCAAAAGATTAGACGATCATGCATTACACATCGTCACTCGAATGGATACACAGAACAAAGACAAGAACGTAATAAATCGTACTTTTTCAATTTATTTGATACAGCACGATATCTCATCAGAAAGTCCCCCTCCGCTGCCATGGTCAACAATAGATGAAAAACGTAAATAAACCAAACCCGGAAGTAGAGATGGGAGACGCGTTTCGATTGGTTCTTACTCAAAATAGCCTAATAGTCTCATTGGATACAATCTTATTATGGTGGGATTTTGGAGTACAAGGGTTCAGTTTGTAAAATCTCTCGTTAAAATTAATCTGACATATTGCAGATATCTGTTAATTAGACAAAACATCAACCAGAGATATTCCGTGATGATAACAACCAGAGACACAGCAGTTTATTTTCAACAGAAGTCACGAAGCTGCAGGGTAAAATACATACGTGATTTTAGGTCTGTGTAAAAGAACAAGAGAGATTGCAAAGGCAGGAAAATCGAAGCATATAGATTCCCAAACACAGTGCAGATGCCAGTAGGTCAGAAATTCTCATAGACGCATTCAAATATTCCTTCCCCTTGCGGCGTTGCATTCTCCACCTgtaggaggagagtgggagagaggtcaGGACAGTAGCATCCTCATTAACTCGAAAAGCTCTTTATCAACATTATTGGTAGCTATAGGTCTACTCATATCTATTTGGGGGAATAGAATATAGTAGAAAAATAGAATACAATTAAATATAATATATCTGGAATGACAAAACCAAGGCTTTAGTGATTTATACTTCCTGGTTAGTGTATGTTCACACTGACCGATTCCTTTGACTTTCTCTTTACGTTTCCTTTCCTCTGGACAGATTCACGgtttactgctgctgctggtgctcCTGGGGTCAAGACCTCATAGACAGATGCTGGCCGAGACTCTAGActctgagagaggagggagttccAGGTGAAACACATTCAATTCTTGTAGATCACATAGGGCCTACAGTGGATGTGGAAGTGAATCAAAACAGTGGATCTTTGTTGATGATATTCTTTTGATGACCCACACCCAGCTTTGACATGTGTCAaggtcatttttgttgttgtggttcAACTCGTAAAATCAATGTGATATAGTTACAGCAAGTcaatggagatagagagacatgCTTACAGTGTAAACTGGAGCAGAGGCAGCTGCATTCACTGATGTGTTaccgttctcctcctcctcttcattctccccTCTATTCCGTCCGCTTACTCCACTACCGGTACTTCCATTCTTCAATATAAATTCACCCCGGAAATCACAAGTTAACACACACGGACTGATACAATGACAACATACCAACCACAACAGAAGGGTACAAAAATATACAGTGTTTCAGAACCTCCACCAAACCTTTCTCAAACCTCTTACCCATTGGCTTTTGAACACGTATATGGAGCCGATCACACTGAAGATGAGGAGGCCTGTGGAAAGAGCCCCCAACACGATGAAAAGGCTGAGACCAGAGTAAAGCTGCCGGTACCCCTTGtctgaaagagagacacagacaaatacagagacacagagacaataAACATAGTACCATTAGAGTTTGTCCAGTGTCAGTCAATGTCTGAACACTTTGGTTGGAAGTAGATTAATGTCAAGTGGAAAAAAAGAGTTAGAGGGCTTTTTATTTTCATGATGACGATCATGCGTGTTGTTGATGGTGGCGTACGTCTGACATTCAGCTGACATCTACAGTGTTTGTACCAAAAAAAGGTCCCTTTTAAAAAGCGATTGTGTTTTCACTCTCATATGTCAACCATTCCTGTTACTCAACATGTGGACAACAGAAGTTTCACTAACTGACTAACTGTTATCTTTCTATCATCCcttcattttcttcttcttctaccacACACTCACCTTTCACCAGAAGGGTCCAGAAGATCTCCACATTTTTATACTTGCAGTTATACTCTCCTGAGTATGAACTGTTATATGCGGATATTTCCAAattaaatgttgttgtttttgtttcaggAGAAAAGAGAATACTCCATTGTTTTATCTTCTTTTGTTCTGGAGGCCCAGAGCAGACTAAGTTGCTGGAGCTCTGATTCATTGGGATGGTCACTTTGAGTTTGTAATGGACCGTTTCTCCTGCCAGAGCCACCCTGATTCTGTCCGGCATGGAGATGGATGGGTTGGCTTCTAAATTACACAGGGGGAAGTAGAGTAAGGCTCAATCTGACATCAAAGAACCAAATAGGCAACTTACTTATGTATTGATTTGCAATACTTTGATATAGCCCGCTAAAAATACATTGATATACAATGTTGATGAGAAAGACAATTCTGTAAATGGCAACAGGAATCTCTATCATGACATTTCTAACTTCTAACATAAAGAAATGACTTTCAACAGTATCATGGTATTGGTATTTAAATGTTTTGTTCATTAAATACCCTTACCTTGAGCCTGATGATTTCCCAAACACATCAGGACACACAGAACTCCAACCATCCAGATGCACATTTTGAAGAGACACCAAAGGTTTTAGTTTTTCCCCTCTGTTTCTATTTGTTTGTGGTCACTTGAGATAGGAATACCTGTATCAGTATTGGAAGGATTTCGTCAAATTTCCCAAACAGTGTATGAGTGTCGCTTCAAGCCTTTCCCCTGTTCAGATTGCCCAGAATGTGTATGTCTATATCTGTTAGTCTTGGCCTCAGAGAGGTCGCAATACTGGGGTTCCTGTTTTGCTCTGGCCACTTCCTCAAAGTATTAATTCATGTGAGCCTTGTAAAATCCCCAACCATCAGAGATAGAATAACCAAGATACTGTACTGCTCTAGGAGGCATAGGCTATAAAATAACGGatacatttaatttttttatatttttataaacAGATTATGAATGAAAGCATGAACCATTTACAGCAGACAGGGAATGTCCAAAAAGTACAGTTATTACAGTATGTACTCTTGTGTATGTTTTGTTGTGATACAACAGGCAGCTACTGTGTTATTTTTGTGTTTGTTACGTCACTCACCAGATCCATCCCAGATGCAGTGTTGAGTTTCCTCCACTGTGAGACAGTGTTGGAGAGACCCAGAGTTAAAGTTCAAACCACACGTGAGCACTAAATGAGAGTGGCCCttcagatgaaagagagagagagaggaaaacatctgagaaagagagaaaggaattCGGGGGAGGTGACAAATTGTCTATGATAATGAAAACCAGGTGAATGTACATCCGTTTGACTTCTCCTCAACTAATGCTCTCAGTCAGTGTGGAAGGAAGAACTGCACAGCATTGCAACACCTCTGCATGTGCCTAtgcctcttcccctcttcccttcttccctctctctctattcccttcttTTACAAACTCTTTCCCCTGTTATCCCCCTTTCATTGGCAGAGCTGGAAGCCAACTCTGACCTCACAGCAGCCACTGCACAAAAACAgactcggagagagagagagagagagagagagagaacagaaataACATCTGGATACCAGTGAATAAAAATTATGTTCACTCTATTTCATACCATTCCCCCTCTTCTTATCTAGCTCTAACTCCCCTCTGACTCTAAATCACTTTCTTGCATTATTTTACCTGGCAGGGTTAACCACTGTCAACAGTATGGAAGGTATTCACCTGGAATTGGTCAGTTGTTGTGTTGGACTGAACTTGGACGATAACCAGAGCTGAATGAAATACCGTCATCATTTGAGAAATGTGGAGAATTTGCTGTCATACTTTTGGGTTCTTGAAAATAATGTTATAGCTCATATAGGATAACAATCATTCTTTACCTCTATCTGCATCAAAGAGAAGGGGAAACAGATGGGCGGGGAAGGGGGAATGACAGGAGGACTTAAAAAAGAAAAGTGAATATGAAGAGAACACGTATTCCTGGAAACAGCTGGAacccagaaagagagggggagagagagaaagagggagagagagagagagagaagagagagtgagatgtgTACGCTCCTCAGTGCTCTCACAGTTCACAAATAAAGAGTCCTTAAGTGGGTCCGCACTGCCCAGCCACATTCTCCTGCTAATCACATTACTACtgcagggacagagaggagaagagagggaagaggaagaggagaccaAGGCATTGGAAGAGTGGAGAAAAGGGGGAGATAATACTTCAAATAAAGTGAAGGCACCAAGTTTTATTGAGTGGCAACTTGGACCTGTTAAATTAAACCTAATTCCCTGAAGGTGTAAGTATTGTTTCATTCACTCATTTAAAACATGTAATGTACTTCTCATCCAGCAAATGCATTGGTTTGTTGGCCTTGTTTCAGTTGTTTGTGGCACTGTTGTTTTACCGTCGACAATTTAACTGGGATACATATGGACCCTTATCTTCCTGCATGTGTCTAATTTGTCTGTTTGGTTCTTGATATGTTTATTGAAACAGCTCCACCATATTCAAGTTTCATGTTTCAATGTTTACTCACCACCTGCACAGGTCACCACAGGTGTAAAACATTACGGTGAATTTCTTACATTGAGAGCCCTTTCCCAATATTGTAGTgataataatatactgtagataataatagaaaatataataaaaaataaaattaagaaTAAAAACCACACAAGAACTATGATGACTTTTAAAGAAACGAGAATGCAAgtacatacaggtcagtaccttattcaatgtgcagggatactggagtggtagtatatacaggtcagcACCAGTACCTTATTGaatatgcagggatactggagtggtagtatatacaggtcagtaccagtaccttattcaatgttcAGGGGTACTGGAAtggtagtatatacaggtcagtaccagtaccttattcaatgtgcagggatactggagtggtagtatatacaggtcagtaccagtaccttattcaatgtgcagggatactggagtggtagtatatacaggtcagtaccagtaccttattcaatgtgcagggatactggagtggtagtatatacaggtcagtaccagtaccttattcaatgtgcagggatactggagtggtagtatatacaggtcagtaccagtaccttattcaatgttcagggatactggagtggtagtatatacatgtcagtaccagtaccttattcaatatgcagggatactggagtggtagtatatacaggtcagtaccagtaccttattcaatatgCAGGGATATTGGAAtggtagtatatacaggtcagtaccaataccttattcaatatgcagggatactggagtggtagtatatacagggcagtaccagtaccttattcaatgtgcagggatactggagtggtagtatatacaggtcagtaccagtaccttattcaatgtgcagggatactggagtggtagtatatacaggtcagtaccagtaccttattcaatgtgcagggatactggagtggtagtatatacaggtcagtaccagtaccttattcaatgttcagggatactggagtggtagtatatacatgtcagtaccagtaccttattcaatatgcagggatactggagtggtagtatatacaggtcagtaccagtaccttattcaatatgCAGGGATATTGGAAtggtagtatatacaggtcagtaccaataccttattcaatatgcagggatactggagtggtagtatatacagggcagtaccagtaccttattcaatatgcagggatactggagtggtagtatatacaggtcagtaccaatACCTTATTCAAtaggcagggatactggagtggttgaaaatacaggtcagtaccagtgccttattcaatatgcagggatactggagtggtagtatatacagggcagtaccagtaccttattcaatatgcagggatactggagtggtagtatatacaggtcagtaccagtaccttattcaatgtgcagggatactggagtggtagtatatacaggtcagtaccagtaccttattcaatatgcagggatactggagtggtagtatatacaggtcagtaccagtaccttattcaatatgcagggatactggagtggtagtatatacaggtcagtaccaatACCGTATTCaatatgcagggatactggagtggtagtatatacaggtcagtaccaataccttattcaatatgcagggatactggaatggtagtatatacaggtcagtaccagtaccttattcaatgcagggatactggagtggttgaGGTGGGTTCATACATAAAAAGGGACTGGTAGTATGATATACATGTAAACaaggctgaaaagtgactggtaccAGAACGGGAGCCTGGAGAACAGTCAATGTCTCGGGTGACCggagtctttggcaattgttCGTGCCTGATATGGCTTTTAAAGCTTGTTTCTTGTGAGGATAGGTGTTAATTTGTATATTCCACTCTCCCTCTGGTCTGGTTCCAACTGCAACATGAGACCCTCTAATGAAAGCATTTACAAGACTTCTTTCATGAGTCATCATCTAAGATATCCAGAACATTCCAAGTGATTACCAATCCTGGGTATAA
This genomic window from Oncorhynchus kisutch isolate 150728-3 linkage group LG20, Okis_V2, whole genome shotgun sequence contains:
- the LOC109865825 gene encoding 40-kDa huntingtin-associated protein-like isoform X1 — translated: MAAEGDFLMRYRAVSNKLKKRFLRKPNVAEASEQFGQLAKELKQQDCLQYAAFCDLAMARCEQTLFNAPGEALALTDAARLFLLSEKENRALQAPGFDEHLQAALNCYSFAIKVYIEMNQPVMAASLSLELGNALKEMNRPGEAIVHYQRAAELQTQQPIESLLSMGEMATCKILTRDYDGALSVLTEMQLMCQERGLQLPGTSTPVGAFLDIVAKCEISRVLLLMLLEPPPQKLLPEHAQTLERYAWESFDPHSQVTFLPENVFLLLQSVVMACQEKDTESLKSLQPELWPLLSAEQNHLLHLVVQERITPSGQGI
- the LOC109865825 gene encoding 40-kDa huntingtin-associated protein-like isoform X2, whose amino-acid sequence is MARCEQTLFNAPGEALALTDAARLFLLSEKENRALQAPGFDEHLQAALNCYSFAIKVYIEMNQPVMAASLSLELGNALKEMNRPGEAIVHYQRAAELQTQQPIESLLSMGEMATCKILTRDYDGALSVLTEMQLMCQERGLQLPGTSTPVGAFLDIVAKCEISRVLLLMLLEPPPQKLLPEHAQTLERYAWESFDPHSQVTFLPENVFLLLQSVVMACQEKDTESLKSLQPELWPLLSAEQNHLLHLVVQERITPSGQGI